From Solanum stenotomum isolate F172 chromosome 2, ASM1918654v1, whole genome shotgun sequence:
ACTCTGAAGCAGTGTACTATCGTTCTATAGGAGACGGAATATTGAAGCTCATAAGGGGGTAACAGACATTTCGAGCATTCAATATACATTGcaaataacttaaaaattcaaactccAATTATTTGCAGTATAAACTACAGATACAAATCCCAGTGTACATGGTTTGAGGCACGATAATAAGGTGCTGATGAAATCTAAGACATGAGTTCACAATACATTACTGACCGATATATTTACAAAGATTAGGGTAATGGCAGTAAAATCCTTGTTCACAGACAAACATTCTTGGGATAAATTGATCTTAAAGATTAGGATTAGTAGTATGTGTGGCAGTCACGGTAGAGACCATGGCATCAACTCCACAGATATTGTGACCCCTGCAGATCTTGTAATATCCGTGTTCTCCCCAAGTCTTTCCCCAAGAGTTCTTGATGATCCAGTAAGGCTTATTCTTGAGACGAATAGGTGCAAAACCTTCAGAACCATAACCAACTAGGAGGACACCATGATCCTGACGCTTGAGGCAAATTAATGGGCATGAAATTCCTCTAACGTATGTCTGCATCCAAGCAGCATTGATCCCCACTGCAATTTACACCCAAAAAGAAAATCGATAAGTTTTCTGGTTTGCTCTCATTCACAAACTAGCAAACAACTTCAAACAACTTAAGCCTTTAGTTTATTATAGCTACATTACCTGCAAGAGGACCATGTTTAAGCAGGTTGGCAGCAATTTGGTCTTCATCAAGACCAACAACACTGAAGTTGGATACAGAAGCAGCAATTTTGCTCTTGTCAAAGTGGCATTTGCCATTCTTTCCAGTGTAAGGATAGTCTTTCTCCAGTTGGAGACCTCCAGCTTTCAGGGTATACTCAAAGGCACTAGTCATAAGACCACCGTCGCAACCTGCATCACAATCATTTTTTTCCACCGGGTCACACTGCAAAAGGGAACTTTTTATTACTTACTTAATATTAACACTTTAACAGGGTAAATcatatatgtatgtatttaGCAGAAGAAAAGACAATAATCAGATACACACAGCTAGCCTCAACTTGAGGTTCATTTGTCTTTCTATGTTGcatcaaagaaataaaaaccaTTTTAAATTCCTGAACCGCTAGATGattcatttcaaataaagatCATAGAACAATCCTATTTCCTTTTGCCTTTACACAACTGGTCATAACCCCAGTAGTACAGACACGCTAAAAGTTCTAATATTTAATCCTTTCCCAATTATTTTACTCTTCAACATAGATATAACTAGCTTTGGCAAGAAAACTCAATGATACAGAGTTTGGCACAACGTTTTACCCATTATATATGATATGTTTGAAAAACTAACCCAACTAATTTGAGATCGAGTCTGTTTAAAGAACATAAGTAACCATTGTTATTTACTGGCAGATATGAGAACCAAGAAAATAGAACAATCCTATATGCTTTTGCCTTGCACTCTCCCCAGCCCCAATAGTATGACTACCTAAAACAACTGTAAAGTTCAATCCTTTCCAACAGATAGCTAATCCGTATACCCTTTCAAACAGATTAGCTAATTCGATAAGAAATTTAAATGAATTATGCAGAGCTAAGCATATGATCAGAGCAAAATGACTAATATGTAAAGCAACACCAGCATAACATCACTAATTGCACATACAcataaataaagaaacaaaatgatattgaactgatcaaattttgaaaagtcaACGGCAAGAAGAATACTAACCTCATGGTCACAGTCCACAAGCTGCTGTTCACTAAGGCTCACCAGCTCTCCAGTCGCCAAAAAGTGAGCTCCTTCCACTGCTCCAGTCGTACTGAATGACCAGCATGATCCACATGTGCCCTATAATAGTCAAAACCATCCAtgataaatacaaaattaaaaaaataacggAAAACAATCAATTAATCACATAAACAAACATATCTCTATTAAAAATACCTGATTTTTAACATCGGTGACGGCTCCTTTCTCACGCCAGTCAAAATCAGCTGGAAGATCTTTAGTCGGGAGGATCGGAGCTTTCTCAGCGTTAAGATTAGGTCGGGGCTTGTTAAGTCCAAGGTAAGTCCGGCGAAACTCCGATGGAGTCAGATCGGAGAACTGCGTAATACCGTGCTCAGCGGAAGGGTCAAGGAGCTGGTGACGCTTGGCACGGCGAAGATTAGCCTTGAATACCTTCAATCTATGGTCATGTTCTTCTTGAGAAGCATAGATCTTTCCAAACTTAGCCTTAAAAAGTGAAAAGTGATGCTCGGCGTTTAACATATGGTTGTCATCGTTTTCCGATACGACTTGCCGGATCAACGGATCGTCGTCGGAGAAAGCAATCGCCGACGAGAAGAGTGCGAAAGCGAGAAGAGATAAGAGAAAAAGACGATCCATTGGaagagtgaagaagaaaaagaagagatatTTTCTCATTTGTCTTCAGCTACTCGAGTTTATATTGGCTCCCAGAACATGGTAGGTATGGAACTTAGCCGTTGCGATTGTGACACGTGTGACTTTCACCTCATGATACGTGTGCTCACTGGTTGCTGGTACTCCTTTATCTTGTTCTTTTtctattactatttattttgaaatcccattaaattcaaatctGCACCAAAAGACCAGCACTTGGATGGTTGTGATTACGGGTGTGCACTATTTGAATTAAatcgaaaaatcaaattaaattaaatcaaattctattttgaattggttttttgaatttttggtttggttttgaattaataatttactttgtttggtttcggatatatatatatatataatgtttagaattaagttggagttaatcGCTTTTGTCTCCTTTTAGTTATTTTCATTATGATTTAGTTTATCTTTTTATGTTTGGACATCTATAATTGGTATACtttaagtattgtgttttacgTTTTACttgtaatttatattaaaaagtatatttaagaaattcaataatatatatatgaaataaattgcaaatataacattgttatatttgtaattattgaCAGAACCGATTAGCCGAaccgaaaaaatccaaaccaaaaagagaaaaaccaacccaaaccaaatttattttggttcggattgggttacacttcTTCAGAACCAAAAACTGAAAAACTCAAATTGAATAGTAcaaaatcaaatcgaaaaaCCGAATACACACCCCTAGTCACAATGTGTTTTATTGTTAGTTTAAGTATTAAgtttgttttagttgttagtactaaattttttttatatatgttatatgGTTTGGTTCcatcatttaatattttcttttcatattatttttacttattatttaattattttactttttatagtAATTCTCTCACGTATTCTGTTATTTTGATCTACTTatcattcaaatattataatcaTTAAAACTATATTATACAATACATTGTGAAATTCATAATACATACCAACCTTTCAAACAGAGTGTAACAAAGACTATTTCATTAAGGTTCAAAATATAAGAcatctaattaaaaataaaaaaatatttatcatttcatccgagtttttgtttttttaactattttatttgtttctacAAGTGG
This genomic window contains:
- the LOC125855058 gene encoding probable cysteine protease RD19C, producing the protein MDRLFLLSLLAFALFSSAIAFSDDDPLIRQVVSENDDNHMLNAEHHFSLFKAKFGKIYASQEEHDHRLKVFKANLRRAKRHQLLDPSAEHGITQFSDLTPSEFRRTYLGLNKPRPNLNAEKAPILPTKDLPADFDWREKGAVTDVKNQGTCGSCWSFSTTGAVEGAHFLATGELVSLSEQQLVDCDHECDPVEKNDCDAGCDGGLMTSAFEYTLKAGGLQLEKDYPYTGKNGKCHFDKSKIAASVSNFSVVGLDEDQIAANLLKHGPLAVGINAAWMQTYVRGISCPLICLKRQDHGVLLVGYGSEGFAPIRLKNKPYWIIKNSWGKTWGEHGYYKICRGHNICGVDAMVSTVTATHTTNPNL